Below is a genomic region from Kwoniella shivajii chromosome 10, complete sequence.
GGTGAAGCTAGTGGTGAACCACCATTCGAAGGGTTTGGACTTCCGGAAGGAACGTTCagagctgaagctgctgacATTGAAGTGTGTAATTCTGGAGTCGAAAGTTGTTTactcaatgatgatattgccCATCCTGCTAATGCTCCAGCAGCTCCAGCTGCGGAGTTAGCAAGTCCAGCTTGGTTAttcgttgttgttgaagaagtagtagTGACTGGACCATAAGATGATGCAGCTTTTTCTTCCGCTAGAACGGTATCAGGCTAACCGGAGGATATATCAGTTATACGCGTTTATCATTTTGCTTATCAAGGTTCAATGGGTGACTAACCATATTTTTCACCATTTCTGTAATTCGTCCCATGAACATACTCAtagctttgaaagcttgatCCCGAACCAGCCTATTTGTATCATGATCAACTTCCTTCCACCGACGAATATCGTTTCAAGGCTGGAaggaaactcacttctcttTGTCAACCAGTGTGAATGCCATATTAGGTACTACTTTTCCAGCTAAATCCTCCCTATCAAAGCATTCAACGGTCGCCATCAGAGCCATCAGTCCAGCTACTCTGGCATGGACAAATGGATCTTTCAGACTTCTAGCAAAAGCAGGTACTAAGACTTTTTTCTTGGTATTTGGACCTAAAGAAGGAGCTAGTCGACCAAGTAGAATACAGGTATTCGTTCGAATAGATGGTTCGGTATCCATTTGCATTTTCGCAAGAAGACGAAGGAGATCATTGTTCAGTATCCGATCTGATAACTAAAGTTACAGAGACATAGTCAGTTGTCAATACACTACACGATGTGGACGTTGTACTTTACCTTGCCAGCTAGAGGGAATACAGCTTTTACAGTAGCTTCCCTTATCACAGGAACGGTATCGGCAAATCCAGTAATCTGATCAGAACAATTAGTCCGAGAGATCCGCAACGGATTACGACTACAATCATACTCACCAAGTTAGGCCAAACCTTCTCTTGAACCATCTTGTTATCCATCTTGTCTGCGTATTCATTCAACCCATCCAATAAAGCCATTCGTGTTCCTCTATCAGGGCTAGTGTATAATTTCACCACAGGTTCCAGTACGACTTTTGGATAATCACTTGGAGGGACTAATTTACCCAATTCCAGTACTAGAGGAAGCATCGCTGAACTTGGTGCAGTAGGCAACGACAGTGAGTGTAGCAGAGAGGGTAGTATCTTATGTGTTGTGAAAGGTGCAGGCAAAGTACCTGAATTCGAAGCATCTTTGATTATCCTTAATAAGCCCAGcttatcaccttcagaagCTAATTCAAAATTGTCCAGTCCTCCTACTAAGCTGACTAAAGGATTTGAAGCCCAGAATCCAGATGATGTAGCCTCCTCAACGAATGAGCTTGTTGACAATCTAGTTCGAGGATTAGGATTCAACAATCTCTTCCACAAAGGATAGAGAGATTTGGGTATAGATCCTGccgatgaaggtgtaggaggtgaATTCAAGGAAGGTAATGGTGCCAAGGGATTATATAGAGTAAATATGAGTAATGCTAAAAGATACGTATCGGACAATGCTGGATCAGTACTATGGTTATATGTCAGCTATAATTTCTGTCTTTTGAAAAATGTCTGCTTACTCTCGAAGGACACCCCAGCCGCCTTTCTTGACCTCAGGACCCGATCGTTCTCTTACATCACCAGGAGCTACACCGCCTAAACCCCACAGCACCCCAGCTTGATCATCTCGGCCAGTGAGAAGATCGAATCCTCCTAGTCGCCATTCAAGAGAAGGGGTAACAAAGACAGCTGCAGGTATTAAGTACGCATGATGTTGAGACAGTGGGGGAGAGTTTAGAAATGCCAGAGCGGTCTGCAGAATCACGTATTAGCCAATATGATCGTAAACGTTGTAATCCAGCAAAGGGGGCCGCAAAGCAGAAACTCACCGATATACTCTTCACACCCCACCctatccattcttctttccccttcccttTAGCAGTACCAGGTCCAGCTAAGGAGCCACCAGTCTCCCATTCTCTCAGAACACCTGTCAGCGGCCGCACTCGCTCTGTCGCTATGTATATGTGTGTTTCCGTTTCCACCGAATCTATGTATTTTATCCTGCGGGCgtatcatcagcttgatcgagAACGACAATCAAAAGACGAGACTTACACGTCAGGATGCCTTATTgtccttgtcttcttcagAGCGTTTTTAGCCAATTGAAATAAAGTTTTTCGGTCTTTGTTTCCAGGTTGATAAGGTGGTAATGTCGAATCATAGATGAACAGTGTAAGAGGTGTACCATCGTCCTAATTACACACGGACGGTATTAGCCAAAACAGCTCATGCCGAAGGTCACACAAAGCTACCAACCCGTTTCACACCTTCTCTAATCTCCCATATTGAACTTCCACTATCCAGTCCAGGTATTCGTTCTCCTATTGAGAAGGGAAATGTTACTCCCGCTGATTGAAGAACcgaggtggtgatggattTGAGGTAGTTCATCTCGATTTTTCCGGCGGAGGGTCCAACCGTTTGCACAGATTCAAATGGAATAGCAGCTGATGCTGTAGATCTGGCTTATGTACGCTACAAGCTTTCGCCGTGATTGGGATGCAGATATTGGCGAGAAGGGCACGATACACTTACTCTGTGGACAAATACGAGAGTATGTTGCGAAAACAGAGAGACAAAGCGCGTAGATCACTTGTATTACGTAACATTGTAGATTATCGACTCAGGGCGTTCGATTTAAACATTTTCAAAAGTGAAAGGCGAAGTTGTAGGAATTCACCCAAATCATTTTTCATTTCacctcatctctttcttttgcCCTTTGGCTTTACAATCAATCCCACAGAAAAGACTTCGGTCAGCTCCAACCCAGGTCCTGCTCGTCACAAGCTCATATCGAGGCCTAGTGTCTTCTGATTCTCCATCAGGATCAGCACCTTCCTTCCCCTCTCGCATTTTGACCTGAACTTCGAGGTATCTCTGCCCAGTAAGTTGGTCTATTTTCAACCCTTGAAACTTACTGTATTGCACTCTCAAAGAGGACCCTTAAAGCTGACTTATGGTATCTATAGCCATGATTGTAGTCCCCGGATCTTCTGCCATCACAGCTTCTCGAAGAAATGTCCTGCTCAAGGCATTTCACGCTCATATTCCCGCCATTACTTCGGTAGATGCAgtccatctccatctcgtCAATCCAACTTCTGAAGAGTCTGCCACCCTCCTCGCTGACGAatcatcaaaggaaagatcgatTCTCAACGCTTTGCTAGCTTATGGCGATTACGAGCAATTAGATTCCACCAAAGTCTTCATTGAAACTGGATTAAAGAGCTCATCAGGTGCCACCATCTCCGCATTATACATCCTTCCTAGAGCTGGTACAATATCGCCATGGTCTTCAAAAGCTACCGACATCGCAAAGATCTGCGCATTAAAAGAACATGTTGCCCGTCTGGAACGAGGAGCTCTGTACTTATTTACCTCGTCCGAACCTATATCTCTTCCTACTATCCACCACGAACTTCACCTAATTCACGATCGAATGACTCAACTTGTTCATACTTCTTTGCCACCTTCCGCCACTGTATTCCCTCCTGTCCCACCCCATCCATCACCGCTCATCACTGTTCCCATCATCGGTGCTTCCGACCCGACTGCCGTCCTTGGAGGAGCCAATGCTCGTCTTGGTCTCGCTTTATCCGACACCGAAATACCTTATCTTGTCGAGTCATTCCTCGCCGCTGGACGAAATCCCACGGACGCCGAGCTCTTCATGTTCGCTCAAGTGAATTCGGAACATTGTCGACACAAGATCTTCAACGCCAAGTGGACTATTGATGGAAAAGATAAGGAGAACAGTTTATTCGGAATGATCAGAAATACTGAGAAGGTAGTCAACTCTGCTGGTACTATTTCCGCTTACGAGGATAACGCTGCTGTGATGGAAGGATATGAAGCACCTCGATTTGCTGTAAACGGCAAAGAGGACTGGGCGTACGCATCAAAGATGGAAGCTATACCGGTTCTCATCAAAGTCGAAACTCACAATCACCCTACCGCCGTTTCACCCTACCCTGGTGCGGCAACTGGCTCAGGAGGTGAAATCCGAGATGAAGGTGCAACAGGTCAAGGTTCTAAGCCTAAAGCTGGTCTTGCTGGATACACTACCTCAGATCTCTTGATTCCTGACTTCGTGCAACCCTGGGAATCAGATGTCGGTAAACCAGCTCATATTGCGTCTGCTTTCGACATCATGATTGAAGCTCCCCTTGGTGCTGCGGCGTTCAACAACGAGTTCGGACGACCTGCTCTTGGTGGTTACTTCAGGACTTTCCTTTTAGAAGCTCCTACTGCTAGTGGcgaaaaagaatggagaggTTACCATAAGCCAATCATGATCGCTGGTGGTCTTGGTAATGTCAGACCTCAATACGCCAGAAAGGACAAGATCACTCCTGGATCAAAGGTTATTGTTCTGGGTGGTCCTGGTATGCTTATTGGGCTAGGAGGTGGTGCAGCTTCTTCTATGGCCAGTGGTGCCAGCTCAGCAGATCTCGATTTCGCTTCCGTTCAAAGAGAGAACCCTGAGATGGAACGTCGATGTCAACAAGTCATCGATGCATGTGTTGCTCGAGGCGACGGTGCTGGAAACCCAATTGAGTCGATCCACGATGTCGGCGCCGGTGGTTTATCCAACGCTCTTCCCGAACTTGTACATGACTGTGGTCTTGGTGCTGTATTCGAGATTCGCGATGTACTAGTCGATGATCCCGGCATGTCACCGATGGAAATCTGGTGTAATGAATCTCAAGAGCGATACGTACTGGCTGTCACTCCCGAAAACCTGCCAGTCTTCGAGGAAATCTGTAAACGAGAAAGATGCCCATTCTCTGTGGTCGGTACCGCCACCGAGGAAGAGAGGCTTGTCGTTACCGATCGATTACTGGGTGACAATGCTATCGATATTCCAATGCCTGTTCTTTTCGGCAAGCCCCCTCGAATGCATCGACAAGCAACCTCCATCAATCCAACCCGAGAGGCATTCGACTCTTCCCTTTTCACCTATCTCCCCGTTTACCAAGGCGCACCTACAACTTCCCTTATCGCTGAGACTGTCAACCGAGTTCTCCGACTGCCAAGTGTGGGATCCAAATCTTTCCTTATCACAATCGGTGATCGTAGTATAACTGGTCTTGTTGCTAGAGACCAAATGGTCGGCCCCTGGCAAGTACCTGTAGCCGATGTTGCCGTAACCCAGGCATCATACGGTTTTGACACTGTCGTGGGAGAAGCAATGGCCATGGGCGAAAGAACTCCCCTTGCTTTGCTTAATGCAGGTGCTTCCGCTCGAATGGCAATCGGCGAGTCTCTTACAAATTTGGCCGCTTCTTCGATTGAAGACATTGGCAAGATCAAGCTTAGTGCAAATTGGATGTCTGCCGCCTCGCACGAGGGCGAAGGTGCCAAACTGTACGAGGCAGTTCAAGCTGTCGGTATGGACTTGTGTCCTAAACTTGGTGTTGGTGTGCCTGTCGGGAAGGACTCCATGTCTATGTCAATGAAATGGGCAGGAGCCAAGGGCGAACAGAAGCAAGTGACTGCTCCTCTTTCACTCATTGTGACAGCTTTCGCTCCCGTCAATCACGTCGACAGAACCTGGACTCCCCAGTTACAGACAGATGCTGGTGACAGTGTGCTTGTTTTTGTTGACCTCGCTAGAGGTCAACAAAGACTCGGAGGATCTGCTCTTGCGCAAGTTTTCAAACAACTTGGATCGGAAGCACCCGACGTCGAAGATGCTGCCGACATCAGGTCTTTCTTCGCTGCCGCCCAAACTCTCAAATCTTCCGACACCGTCTTGGCTTACCACGATCGATCTGACGGTGGTTTGTTCACCACTGTGGTTGAAATGGCCTTTGCCGGTCGATCAGGTGTTGAAGTATCACTTGACGCTATCAATTCGAACGGCGATGCTATCGCATCTTTGTTCAACGAAGAGCTGGGTGTGGTGATGCAAGTACGAACTGCCGATATACCAACATTCACCGATGCCTTTGTCAAAGCTGGTTTCCCAACACGACATATCCACGTTATCGGTCGGGTCCTTGGTCgagaagatcaatcaatcaacctcatTCACAATTCGGAAGCTATCTATACGTCAACTAGGGGAGCTCTGCAACAACTCTGGGCTGAAACCTCCTATCGGATGCAAGCGGTTCGAGACCAACCTGAAGGTGCTAAAGAAGAGTTTGAAGCGATTCTTgacaacgaagatgaaggtatacAATTCGAGGTGCCCTACCAATTCTTGCCTGATGTCAATGCCAATTCTCGACGCTTCCAACCTCCTCGAGTTGCCATTCTTCGAGAACAAGGTGTCAACGGACATATCGAAATGGCTTGGTCATTCCACGCTGCAGGGTTCGAAGCTGTCGACGTTCACATGTCcgatatcatctcatcaagagtctcactttcttcctttgctGGTCTAGCAGCTTGTGGAGGGTTCTCATACGGTGATGTCCTCGGAGCTGGTAATGGATGGGCAAAATCAGTTCTACTCAATGAAGTTGCCCGAAAAGATTTCTCAGCATTCTTCCAAAGAGAGGACACTTTCGCTTTGGGCGTTTGTAATGGATGTCAATTCTTCTCACAACTCAAAGAGATCATACCCGGCACCGAAGCCTGGCCAGCATTCAAAGCCAATCGATCTGAGAGATTTGAAGGCAGAGTATCGACAATACAAATCGAGAAGTCTGCAGCTGAGAACTCGATTTTCTTCAATGATATGGCTGGTACAATCATCCCAGTAGCTGTAGCCcatggagaaggaagagcttCATTCGTTTCTACTGGATCTCTTGATTCATTAAATCGAGATCGATTAATACCTGTAAGATATGTGGATAGTAAAAAGAACATAGCAACTACATATCCTAAAAACCCTAACGGATCACCAGAAGGAATAGCCGCCGTTCAAAGTAAATCAGGAAGAGTATTAGCTATAATGCCTCACCCGGAAAGAGTAGTAAATCTAACGAGTAATTCTTGGTTCCCCAAAGAATTGGCCAAGTCAACTCAAGGCAAAGGTCCTTGGTTTAGGTTGTTCCAGAACGCTTATAAATTTGctattgatcaaagaaatTAAATATGGAAGgggcgatgaagatgttccAGTTAGACGGTTTGTGAATCACTATTATTATTACTATCTAGAAAGGTgttttcaatcatcaatgCATTTTGGTTATCATGTCTGTGCACAGAACagcatatcatcatcattgtagACTACTGATGGGCCTTCTGCTTGAGGTTTCTTGTCCGTCCACGATCCTTCTCGGTCGGACAGTGAAAGCCGATCATCAAGTACGAATCTGCACTGAATTGCCGAAGTCGATCAGTGTCGGCTAGCCGAATCCGAGCCCGGTAGCAGggagaagcagaaggtaGTGAAAGCGTGTGAATATAGATAGATCGTTCAACTGAGTATGCGAGATCTGATTACGGTATAAGCTATCCACTTGGTGGGTTAgtaaagcgaaagaaagCCCTTTCAACCCAAATTCGGTTCAGTCGCTCTCTGGATATCCATCCGATCGGATCCAGCAAGTAAGAACACTGGCCAAGTTCAAGTTTCAACAGGTCTTTTACCAATTCGTGATCTATTGCCAATCCCGATTCGGGACAAGATGTTCACTTGTTGGTATTCCACTTTCTGTCGAGACATCCTCGGACCCCATAATACCGGTCATTGCTCTGCTGCCTGCTGTATACAGGTCAAAGGGAGTTACTCATAAAATTATAATTCCTCGGAATTGTGTTCACCCTGACGTGTTTGAATCGAATCTCGTAAGAAAGAAAGCTTGGCAGCCAGATAAACGCGCTTCTGGGATGTCTGAACCCCAAAACATTGAATGGATCGCTTGATATGCGTACAGCAGTCCACTTTAGTCTTCTAAGAGAATATTCATGATGGGAACCAAAGCAAAAATGGGAAATTCCAATATAGTGATCGACCGGTCAACTGCTGGTAGGCAATCATTATTTCTTCCCCGATGAAGTCGTATAAGTTAGTAATAGATCAAACGTCATTGCCATCTCATATGAGTAAAGCTTTTACGACTTTTACGCCACCTCGAAGCAGAGCGTCACGATAATTATGGAAATGTGGGAAATGTAAACCCCGCTCGTTGCCCTTTATCCCCCCTTGGGGTTTCTCTCTTTAAGCTCTTGGGTGCTCCATCCCGATATTTGGAGAATCGGCTGGAGTCCCGACTTTACCGATTAAGTATAAAACTCATAATATGACATTGTAACCACAAGTAGTAGAAATAGTGGCTTTTATTGCTTTTTATGATACGAATAACGATAAAGAAAAGTCTTGGCTGAACATTTTTAGACCGATTATCATATCGGCCCGAACATATTTCTCGCTTTTCATCTTAAACCCGCCCTTAATAAAGTGCTCATGAGACCTGGCTTCGTCAATTAACGGCAAtgtcatcaagtcaatcCAGAGGTATATAATAACCCATATCAGGATCGTTGTATacatttccctttcccccTTCATCCCTCACGAAATCGACACGTCAAAGTCACATCAAGGTAATCATAGGCAATATGTCGGATGCTATTAGAGCTTCAAGTCCTTCTATCGATGGagtagagaaagaagaaatcaaacaTGTAGAACATGAAGCTACCGTTCATCCGATTCCTGAATCACTCAAAAATCTAAGTGACAAGGATTTGGAAGTTCTCGAAAAGACAATGGTTCGAAAGATGGATTCTATAATCTTGTGAGTTGTCACATCCGATCTATCTTCCCAGGGAAATTTGAACTGATCTATGATTTTTGTCAATCTCTAGACCAGTCATTATGGTACTTTATATCTTGAATTGCAAGTcaactttcccttctctcgaAAGGCAAGAAAATTTACATCTGATGACTCACGACTAACGTTCTGCTTTACACTGCGTAGACATCGACCGGCAAAATCTTGCAGCTGCTAAATTACAAGGTATATTGGACGATCTTCATATGACCACCCAACAATTTGCTTCTGCAATTGCTATCTTGTATGGTAAGTGCATAACTCCCTTATCGATGCTATCCGACACGATTCGCAACGCTTGTTTTGGATTTGAGCGACCCAATTGACTGACGAACTAACACATTGATTCCTTACAGCTGGTTACATCCCGTTCCAAATCCCATCAAATTACCTTATATCGTATTTCAGTCGACCAGGTTTATGTGAGTATCTAACCTTTCGATGGAAACCCTTGAAACTCTTGCTCATGAGACTGATGCATGTCAACGTATAGATATCTGTTCGGCAGTCATACTTTGGGGTGCCATTAGCGCTTGTACTGCTGCTGTTCAATCCTACCAAGCTCTTTTAGGTATTCGTGTTATCCTTGGTGCCGTTGAAGCCGTGTTCTTCCCTGGTGTTTTATACTACCTTTCCGCATGGTAAGTCTCAGAATTTTAACTTAATGTGAAAAGGTCTTAGGTGTCATTCTTACTGATACCTTGTAACAGGTATACTAAGAAAGAACTCGGTAAACGATACGCTGCGTTGTTCATTGGTCAACAATTAGGAAACGGTTTTGGTGGGTTGATCGCTGCTGGTGTACTTAAACTCGATGGTGCACACGGTATAAGGGGGTGGAGATGGttattcatcatcgaagGTGTCGCGACTGTCGGTTTCGGTGCCATATTCGCTACTTTCATGGTACGTCACGATTCATCGATAACATACAATATGACGAAATCGCGGCTGATACAGTGGACTTGTGTTGTATAGCCTGAATATCCTTACAACGCTAGAATTTTAACACCAATTCAAAGGGATTATGCTGTTTGGAGATTAGAGAAAGAGGCAGGAGCAAGTGAAGCCCACGAAGACGTGTCGAATCTCAAAGCATACGTCTCAGCACTCGCCGATCCTAAAGTATACGCCTTGATCCTGTGTATGATCATGTCTCAGGCTATGGGTTCAGTCGGAAATTTCTTCCCCACAattatcaaatcaatcttctccaACAATATCCTTGTTTTACTCCTTACCGCTCCTCCTTATATCTTCgtctgtttcttcttttacgGTCTATCGTGGTATGCTGATGTAAGTGAATATCTCCTCTTTTCCCCTGTTGATACGATGTGAACTTGAGCTGATCACATGTCCTGTAGAGAAACGGCAAGATCTATCTACCAATGGTCATCTGTTTATCGATCGGTATCGTGATCTACGTGATTGCAGTCGCTACGCTCAGTGTTCCAGCTCGTTACGTCGCCATAATGTTTACACCCGTGGCCAACGTGGTACCCCAACTGTTCATTTACAATACATTATCTCTGCACGTTGCTCGACCCTATCCCAAACGAGCTGCTGGATTGGCTTTGATCAATGCTATCGGCGGTACTTCAAATGTATGGTCAGCATACGTATGGTATAAACCTCCTCATTTCTATGCTGGTTTCGGTATGGTCTTAGCTTGTAACGTCttattcttgatcatcatcacagcATACAAATTCTACGTCAGGAGGGAGAACGCTAAATTAGATGCTGGAGGTGAAAAGGCAAGACACGCAATGAGACATGGTATCAcacaagaacaagttgatcTAGGTTGGAGGTATGTCGGATATTAGGGAGTCATCTGATTATGCAAAGAAAATCTATATTAGTGGTATGTATAATAGTTAAAGACGGATCGTACACTGTTCATCGTCTTAATATCTTTATTATCGAATCTCAGTATATTGTTATATGAAACAACTCAAGTGTGTATGAAGGGcgcttcttcagatcaacGTATGCACGTATGCGTGGATAATACAGTCTACGTCACAACAGATCTATCTCCCGtctgttctttctttccttctcactAAAATGAGCTTTGCAGTAGGTCTCAAACGGAGGCCATCCCAATCGGTCATTGTGAGCGTTGAATGCCACGGTTGTTGAGGTGCCACTTCCAACGCTACAACGCGTCTCCTTTGAGTGCTGTGCAAAAAAGTTGAGAT
It encodes:
- a CDS encoding phosphoribosylformylglycinamidine synthase; amino-acid sequence: MIVVPGSSAITASRRNVLLKAFHAHIPAITSVDAVHLHLVNPTSEESATLLADESSKERSILNALLAYGDYEQLDSTKVFIETGLKSSSGATISALYILPRAGTISPWSSKATDIAKICALKEHVARLERGALYLFTSSEPISLPTIHHELHLIHDRMTQLVHTSLPPSATVFPPVPPHPSPLITVPIIGASDPTAVLGGANARLGLALSDTEIPYLVESFLAAGRNPTDAELFMFAQVNSEHCRHKIFNAKWTIDGKDKENSLFGMIRNTEKVVNSAGTISAYEDNAAVMEGYEAPRFAVNGKEDWAYASKMEAIPVLIKVETHNHPTAVSPYPGAATGSGGEIRDEGATGQGSKPKAGLAGYTTSDLLIPDFVQPWESDVGKPAHIASAFDIMIEAPLGAAAFNNEFGRPALGGYFRTFLLEAPTASGEKEWRGYHKPIMIAGGLGNVRPQYARKDKITPGSKVIVLGGPGMLIGLGGGAASSMASGASSADLDFASVQRENPEMERRCQQVIDACVARGDGAGNPIESIHDVGAGGLSNALPELVHDCGLGAVFEIRDVLVDDPGMSPMEIWCNESQERYVLAVTPENLPVFEEICKRERCPFSVVGTATEEERLVVTDRLLGDNAIDIPMPVLFGKPPRMHRQATSINPTREAFDSSLFTYLPVYQGAPTTSLIAETVNRVLRLPSVGSKSFLITIGDRSITGLVARDQMVGPWQVPVADVAVTQASYGFDTVVGEAMAMGERTPLALLNAGASARMAIGESLTNLAASSIEDIGKIKLSANWMSAASHEGEGAKLYEAVQAVGMDLCPKLGVGVPVGKDSMSMSMKWAGAKGEQKQVTAPLSLIVTAFAPVNHVDRTWTPQLQTDAGDSVLVFVDLARGQQRLGGSALAQVFKQLGSEAPDVEDAADIRSFFAAAQTLKSSDTVLAYHDRSDGGLFTTVVEMAFAGRSGVEVSLDAINSNGDAIASLFNEELGVVMQVRTADIPTFTDAFVKAGFPTRHIHVIGRVLGREDQSINLIHNSEAIYTSTRGALQQLWAETSYRMQAVRDQPEGAKEEFEAILDNEDEGIQFEVPYQFLPDVNANSRRFQPPRVAILREQGVNGHIEMAWSFHAAGFEAVDVHMSDIISSRVSLSSFAGLAACGGFSYGDVLGAGNGWAKSVLLNEVARKDFSAFFQREDTFALGVCNGCQFFSQLKEIIPGTEAWPAFKANRSERFEGRVSTIQIEKSAAENSIFFNDMAGTIIPVAVAHGEGRASFVSTGSLDSLNRDRLIPVRYVDSKKNIATTYPKNPNGSPEGIAAVQSKSGRVLAIMPHPERVVNLTSNSWFPKELAKSTQGKGPWFRLFQNAYKFAIDQRN